Proteins co-encoded in one Bradyrhizobium sp. 170 genomic window:
- a CDS encoding DUF4394 domain-containing protein, whose protein sequence is MNFRSIFAASAALLLSSAAANAAQVAALIGGDTIAMVDTAQKKATGSVKVTGISGALVGIDVRPADGMLYGLVDDGTIVTIATDGKATMKSKLDTTLAKGVAATVDFNPVADRLRVMGADGMNLRANVDDGKVTKDGDHKYAEGDMHKGEKPNIVAGAYTNSVKGAKETALFNIDATIGGLIKQAPPNDGVLGAIGKLGIKADSVAFDIWSDGAGKNEAWLMVDGTLYNVDLATGKATESAKIAGVSGTVKDIAIMGM, encoded by the coding sequence ATGAATTTTCGCTCAATTTTCGCCGCTTCGGCCGCATTGTTGCTGTCATCCGCAGCCGCCAACGCCGCGCAGGTCGCAGCCCTGATCGGCGGCGACACGATTGCGATGGTCGATACCGCGCAGAAGAAGGCAACCGGGTCCGTCAAGGTCACCGGCATTTCCGGTGCGCTGGTCGGCATCGACGTCCGTCCGGCCGACGGCATGCTCTATGGACTGGTCGACGATGGCACCATTGTGACCATCGCGACGGACGGCAAGGCCACGATGAAATCGAAGCTTGACACCACGCTTGCCAAGGGTGTGGCCGCGACGGTGGATTTCAATCCGGTGGCGGATCGCCTGCGCGTGATGGGCGCCGACGGAATGAACCTGCGGGCGAATGTCGATGACGGCAAGGTGACCAAGGACGGCGACCACAAATATGCCGAGGGCGACATGCACAAGGGCGAAAAGCCGAACATCGTCGCCGGCGCCTATACCAATTCGGTGAAGGGCGCCAAGGAGACGGCCCTGTTCAACATCGATGCGACCATCGGTGGGTTGATCAAGCAGGCGCCGCCGAATGACGGCGTGCTCGGCGCGATCGGCAAGCTCGGCATCAAGGCGGACAGCGTCGCGTTTGATATCTGGTCCGATGGCGCCGGCAAGAACGAAGCCTGGCTGATGGTGGACGGGACACTGTACAACGTCGATCTCGCCACCGGAAAAGCCACCGAGTCTGCAAAGATCGCCGGCGTCAGCGGCACGGTGAAGGATATCGCCATCATGGGAATGTAG
- a CDS encoding sigma-70 family RNA polymerase sigma factor, translating into MTGNGTITARLQAPDLRDQEREAQLAAALARCAAGDRTALRVIYDSEAPRMVGIARRILFRQDLAEEAVHDAFIRIWRGAAGFDPRRGSARGWLYTVVRNRALSIHRDEHRYDTSNENVEDIDCETTLSRMPESSALRRCLEQIDRPRRDVVVLAYVHGMSHGELAGRLKVPLGTVKSWVRRSLFALQECMG; encoded by the coding sequence ATGACCGGAAATGGGACCATCACCGCCAGGCTGCAGGCTCCCGACCTGCGCGATCAGGAGCGCGAGGCGCAGCTTGCCGCGGCCCTGGCGCGTTGCGCGGCGGGCGACCGCACCGCATTGCGCGTGATCTACGACAGCGAGGCGCCGCGCATGGTCGGCATCGCGCGCCGCATCCTGTTCCGGCAGGACCTTGCGGAAGAGGCGGTGCATGACGCCTTTATCCGGATCTGGCGCGGCGCGGCCGGATTCGATCCACGCCGCGGCAGCGCGCGCGGCTGGCTCTATACGGTGGTGCGCAACCGCGCCCTCAGCATTCATCGCGATGAGCATCGCTATGATACGTCAAATGAAAACGTAGAGGACATCGACTGTGAGACCACCCTGTCGCGGATGCCGGAGAGCAGCGCGCTGCGCCGGTGTCTCGAGCAGATCGACCGCCCCCGCCGCGACGTCGTGGTGCTCGCCTATGTTCACGGCATGAGCCACGGCGAATTGGCTGGACGGCTCAAGGTTCCGCTCGGCACGGTCAAAAGCTGGGTGCGGCGCAGCCTCTTTGCGCTGCAGGAGTGCATGGGATGA
- a CDS encoding anti-sigma factor, whose protein sequence is MNPHDADNATAADYVMGLLDGAEQAAAEQRIATDQSFAQAVRAWRERLSDLDLTAEETPPSAALWQRIADETKIAPIDALPSARAALRGTTLWDNIRFWRGLGIGGAFAAALFATIMIAALATSRQLRHDMLALAQRKPIYVAVLVNDTTKEAGAIVNAFSNGRVELIPLRPIEVPAGRTLQVWTLWDRAVGPKSIGVTGQSRTLQLDLEALPETVQDQLFEITLEPEGGSPIGRPTGPILFKGNAARAL, encoded by the coding sequence ATGAACCCGCACGACGCCGATAATGCCACGGCCGCCGATTACGTGATGGGCCTCCTGGACGGTGCGGAGCAGGCCGCCGCCGAACAACGCATCGCAACCGACCAATCGTTTGCTCAGGCTGTCAGGGCGTGGCGGGAACGGCTTTCGGACCTCGATCTCACGGCCGAGGAGACCCCACCGAGCGCGGCGCTTTGGCAGCGCATCGCGGACGAAACCAAAATCGCGCCGATCGACGCCCTGCCCTCCGCCCGCGCCGCGCTGCGGGGCACCACGCTGTGGGACAACATCCGGTTCTGGCGCGGTCTCGGTATCGGCGGCGCCTTCGCTGCGGCGCTTTTTGCAACGATCATGATCGCTGCGCTGGCGACGTCGCGCCAGCTTCGTCACGACATGCTCGCCCTCGCCCAGCGCAAGCCGATTTACGTCGCCGTGCTGGTGAACGACACGACGAAAGAGGCAGGCGCCATCGTCAACGCGTTTTCGAACGGCCGGGTCGAGCTGATACCGTTACGGCCGATCGAGGTTCCTGCCGGCCGCACGCTGCAGGTTTGGACCTTGTGGGATCGCGCGGTCGGCCCGAAATCGATCGGCGTCACCGGTCAGTCGCGCACGCTGCAGCTCGACCTGGAGGCGCTGCCGGAAACCGTGCAGGATCAACTGTTCGAGATCACGCTGGAGCCGGAAGGCGGCTCACCCATCGGACGACCGACCGGCCCAATCCTGTTCAAGGGCAATGCGGCACGGGCGTTGTAA
- a CDS encoding adenylate/guanylate cyclase domain-containing protein, whose protein sequence is MTRPRRSLFMKYFVTLFVAVVTPLMLGSATEAWFAFRDNRFDLNELLQVEARSAADRIQAFTDGIRDQLGWVVQFPWTQGEDERRRVDGLRLLQQVPAIVSLSLVDPTGTERVFVSRVSMNRTGRGADMSTDPAVVGARANRVWYGPVHYQRDSEPYMRIAVAGNRAAAGVVVADINLKLIWDIIAAIKIGDTGHALVVDDSGRLIAHPDISLVLRSGAGAGEFDRLKSVVGAANGSAVATTGEDGKQVVALSVRAPNVGWTVIAEQPVQEAFESIRAALRRSLILIGFGIVFALVLAYWRACRMWGPIRQLEDGVERIGMGQFDHRITIESHDELEQLAIRFNQMAGELATSQQKSERINRLKQFLAPQVAELVEHSDQGLLDGQRREVVAIFGDLRGFTAFSARAEPDVVIAVLREYYEAIGTVTARHAATLIRFTGDGVMVLVNAPVACENPAQRGIRLAIDMQAAVQSLANYWNARDCAIGFGVGIAMGPATVGTLGWHGRLDYTAIGNVVNLASRLCDLAEDAQILVDPVVTGHVKDSIALASIGERAIKGYDRALEVFSVVRSVGPLTHLGCPLRPADVRSVEAGFKRDVPEFASTDAG, encoded by the coding sequence GTGACCCGTCCGCGCCGCTCCCTGTTCATGAAGTACTTCGTCACGCTGTTTGTCGCAGTGGTGACACCTCTCATGCTTGGTTCCGCAACCGAAGCCTGGTTCGCGTTTCGCGATAATCGCTTCGATCTCAATGAACTCCTTCAGGTCGAGGCCCGCTCGGCGGCCGACCGGATACAGGCTTTCACCGACGGGATACGCGATCAGCTTGGTTGGGTCGTGCAGTTTCCCTGGACCCAGGGCGAGGACGAGCGGCGCAGGGTCGACGGGTTGCGTTTACTGCAGCAGGTGCCGGCGATTGTTTCGCTCTCGTTGGTCGACCCAACCGGCACCGAGCGGGTTTTCGTATCCCGCGTGAGCATGAACAGAACCGGCCGCGGCGCGGATATGTCGACGGATCCCGCGGTTGTCGGCGCGCGCGCCAACCGGGTCTGGTATGGCCCGGTACACTATCAGCGCGATTCCGAGCCTTACATGCGGATCGCGGTTGCGGGAAACCGTGCGGCTGCCGGGGTCGTCGTCGCCGACATCAACCTGAAACTGATCTGGGATATCATCGCGGCGATCAAGATCGGCGACACCGGACACGCTCTTGTCGTCGATGATTCCGGGCGCCTGATTGCTCACCCGGACATCAGCCTTGTGCTGCGCAGCGGTGCCGGGGCAGGGGAGTTCGACCGTCTCAAGTCCGTCGTCGGCGCTGCGAATGGATCGGCGGTCGCCACGACCGGCGAGGACGGCAAGCAGGTCGTTGCGCTCTCGGTGCGTGCCCCCAACGTGGGCTGGACGGTGATCGCGGAACAGCCGGTCCAGGAGGCGTTCGAATCCATCCGCGCCGCGCTGCGGCGTTCCCTGATACTCATCGGTTTCGGAATCGTTTTCGCGCTTGTCCTGGCCTATTGGCGAGCATGCCGCATGTGGGGACCGATCAGGCAACTCGAGGATGGCGTTGAACGGATCGGGATGGGGCAGTTCGACCATCGCATCACGATCGAGAGCCACGACGAACTGGAGCAATTGGCAATCCGGTTCAACCAGATGGCGGGAGAACTTGCCACTTCGCAGCAGAAGTCCGAGCGGATCAATCGTCTGAAGCAATTCCTTGCGCCTCAAGTGGCTGAACTGGTCGAACACTCCGATCAAGGGTTGCTGGACGGACAGCGACGCGAGGTGGTCGCGATTTTTGGCGATCTGCGCGGCTTCACCGCGTTTTCCGCGCGCGCCGAGCCTGATGTCGTTATCGCCGTGCTGAGGGAGTATTATGAAGCGATCGGCACCGTGACGGCCCGCCACGCCGCCACCCTGATCCGCTTCACCGGTGATGGCGTGATGGTCCTCGTCAACGCGCCGGTCGCGTGTGAAAATCCGGCGCAGCGCGGTATCCGGCTTGCGATCGACATGCAGGCTGCGGTGCAATCGCTTGCCAATTACTGGAACGCGCGTGACTGCGCCATTGGTTTCGGCGTGGGTATCGCGATGGGACCTGCGACCGTCGGAACGCTTGGCTGGCATGGACGCCTCGACTACACAGCCATCGGAAACGTCGTCAATCTGGCATCACGGCTTTGCGATTTGGCGGAGGACGCGCAGATACTGGTGGATCCGGTCGTCACCGGGCATGTCAAGGATAGCATCGCCCTTGCATCCATTGGGGAGCGGGCCATCAAGGGCTACGATCGTGCTCTGGAGGTTTTTTCGGTGGTTCGCAGCGTCGGGCCGCTGACGCATCTCGGCTGTCCGCTCCGGCCTGCTGACGTTCGATCCGTTGAAGCAGGATTTAAAAGAGACGTGCCGGAGTTTGCTTCGACAGATGCGGGCTGA
- a CDS encoding metal-dependent phosphohydrolase — protein MITIPELVAQALGSFLASDTRSRFGSSQARLAEFLPYAARLTLECIGNSDALYHNIEHTMLVTLAGHDILMGRAMLRPTTPDDYANFIVACLSHDIGYVRGIVQGDDGDSYIADLSGRTIRLARGSSDAALGAYHVDRSKLFVFERLDTAEEVDASRIARAIEYTRFPYVASSSNDELIEEEGLLLRAADLIGQLGDPNYLKKANALFYEFQEVGMNKTLGYETPADVVYKYPQFYWNNVAPQIQTAIRYLNVTSSGRQWIANLHSNVFRAEREMNLSGPQP, from the coding sequence ATGATCACAATCCCGGAACTGGTCGCGCAAGCCTTGGGATCGTTTCTGGCCTCAGATACCAGGAGCAGGTTTGGCTCCTCCCAAGCCCGGCTGGCTGAATTTCTTCCCTATGCAGCCAGGCTCACATTGGAATGCATCGGCAACAGTGACGCCCTGTATCACAACATCGAACACACCATGCTCGTGACCCTTGCCGGCCACGACATCCTCATGGGCCGGGCGATGCTGCGGCCAACGACGCCGGACGATTACGCCAATTTCATCGTGGCGTGCCTCTCCCACGACATCGGATATGTTCGTGGAATCGTCCAGGGAGATGACGGGGATTCCTATATCGCCGATCTCAGCGGCCGTACAATTCGCCTGGCGCGAGGCTCATCCGATGCTGCGCTGGGAGCCTACCATGTGGATCGCTCGAAGCTGTTCGTCTTCGAGCGGCTCGACACAGCCGAAGAAGTTGATGCGAGCCGGATAGCCAGGGCAATCGAGTATACGCGATTTCCCTATGTTGCCTCATCGTCAAACGACGAACTGATTGAAGAAGAGGGCCTGTTGCTGCGCGCGGCCGACCTCATCGGGCAACTCGGCGACCCCAATTACCTGAAAAAAGCGAATGCCCTGTTCTACGAATTTCAAGAAGTCGGCATGAACAAAACGCTCGGCTACGAGACGCCGGCAGACGTCGTTTACAAATATCCGCAATTCTATTGGAACAACGTCGCTCCGCAGATCCAGACGGCGATACGCTATCTCAATGTCACGTCGAGCGGACGGCAGTGGATAGCGAACCTGCACAGCAATGTTTTCCGGGCCGAGCGTGAAATGAACTTGTCCGGTCCACAGCCGTGA
- the mddA gene encoding methanethiol S-methyltransferase: MSITMHTGPDAAPPAVASLATRLLTLCYGGLAYLIFFGTFLYAVGFVSGYVVPKTVDSGPASSLPTALLVNLVLMSIFAVQHSGMARQGFKKLFTRFASPAIERSTYVLLASLSLILLFWQWQPMPAAVWNIENPALAGVVTAGGFLGWLIVLYSTFLISHFELFGLTQVVAHFAGRMAEPMKFKTPGLYRLIRHPIYLGFIIAFWSTPTMTLGHLLFAAVTTAYIFVGIYLEERDLVAMFGNEYRRYRERVAMLVPRLF, from the coding sequence ATGTCGATTACGATGCACACCGGACCGGACGCGGCGCCTCCCGCCGTCGCCTCTCTTGCAACGAGGCTGCTCACCCTTTGCTACGGCGGCCTCGCCTATCTGATTTTTTTCGGCACGTTCCTCTACGCGGTCGGCTTCGTCTCGGGATATGTCGTGCCCAAGACCGTCGACAGCGGTCCGGCGTCCTCGCTGCCGACGGCCTTGCTGGTCAATCTGGTGCTGATGTCGATCTTCGCCGTGCAACACAGCGGCATGGCGCGGCAGGGCTTCAAGAAGCTGTTCACGCGCTTCGCCTCGCCAGCGATCGAACGCTCCACCTACGTGCTGCTGGCGAGCCTCTCGCTGATACTGCTGTTCTGGCAATGGCAGCCGATGCCTGCGGCGGTCTGGAACATCGAAAATCCCGCCCTCGCCGGCGTCGTGACCGCGGGCGGCTTCCTGGGCTGGCTCATCGTGCTCTACAGCACATTCCTAATCAGCCATTTCGAGCTGTTCGGATTGACGCAAGTGGTCGCGCATTTTGCCGGACGCATGGCTGAGCCCATGAAGTTCAAGACGCCGGGCCTGTATCGCCTGATCCGGCATCCGATCTATCTCGGCTTCATCATTGCCTTCTGGTCGACCCCGACGATGACGCTCGGCCATCTGCTGTTCGCTGCGGTAACGACGGCCTACATTTTCGTCGGCATCTATCTCGAAGAGCGCGATCTGGTGGCGATGTTCGGCAATGAATACCGGCGCTATCGCGAACGGGTGGCGATGCTGGTGCCCCGTCTGTTCTGA
- a CDS encoding ABC transporter substrate-binding protein, with protein sequence MSTDSQPDPFLAGFREGLRARGYVEGKNVTLELHYAPGNPQALREVVSELKRGNIDLAVSSGPATRAMTAVTDVPVLFALSGDPVELGLVKSLGEPGGNFTGSTFLSLELAGKRVELLKEAVPAVRRLAVLSNTLHPGEQSEWRATREAATALGIETVYVPFAGKNELDNGLAAAGDAHADALLVFPDVLTLVHRDKIARFAIAHRLPSMFGWSEYCDAGGLLSYGANQRATYFWLATYADRILRGEKPANLPVFQPTKFELVVNLRTAERLGIDLDKSSVLFRANRVIE encoded by the coding sequence GTGTCCACCGACTCCCAGCCCGACCCGTTCCTGGCGGGGTTTCGGGAGGGATTGCGGGCGCGGGGCTATGTCGAGGGAAAGAACGTTACCCTTGAGCTGCACTATGCGCCCGGCAATCCGCAGGCGCTCCGCGAGGTCGTATCCGAACTGAAGCGAGGGAACATCGACCTGGCCGTGTCGAGCGGCCCAGCGACGCGCGCGATGACGGCGGTAACGGACGTTCCGGTCCTGTTTGCGTTGAGCGGCGACCCGGTGGAGTTGGGCCTCGTCAAGAGCCTCGGCGAGCCGGGCGGCAATTTCACGGGTTCGACCTTCCTTTCGCTTGAGCTGGCGGGGAAGCGGGTTGAGCTGCTGAAGGAAGCCGTGCCCGCTGTGCGCAGGCTTGCAGTGCTTTCAAACACCCTTCATCCGGGAGAACAATCGGAGTGGCGCGCGACCAGGGAAGCCGCCACGGCGCTGGGCATCGAGACCGTCTACGTTCCCTTTGCCGGCAAAAACGAACTGGACAATGGACTGGCGGCGGCGGGAGACGCGCATGCGGATGCGTTGCTCGTCTTCCCGGATGTCCTCACGCTGGTGCACCGGGACAAGATCGCCCGCTTCGCCATCGCGCATCGGCTGCCTTCGATGTTCGGTTGGAGCGAATATTGCGACGCTGGCGGACTTCTGAGTTATGGCGCCAACCAGCGCGCGACCTATTTCTGGCTTGCGACCTACGCCGACCGGATCCTGCGCGGCGAAAAGCCCGCCAATCTCCCGGTTTTTCAGCCCACCAAATTCGAACTGGTCGTGAATCTCAGGACGGCTGAACGACTCGGTATCGACCTCGACAAATCTTCAGTTCTTTTCCGCGCCAATCGGGTGATCGAATGA
- a CDS encoding ecdysteroid 22-kinase family protein yields MTQPIPEAIQAEHLTATLRRAGVLGEPHVSNVTVESSRDTILSRIIRVALTYSVPTDDAPRSLIFKTCHPDHVGDALHAGRQEVAFYDQIAPLMVTNIVPRCFEAYRDAETSAWHLLLEDLTETHAVPTQWPLPPTRQQCGAIVRAHARLHASWWDSPRLGVSVGTWLDVEAIDRQMQLVASDFHRFADRAGDLLSRERRRLYERLLGSAPRLLQRYHSHRNFTITQGDAHVWNTFLPRDHQSDDARLFDWDSWRLDVASRDLAHMIAMHWYPDRRKEMERSLLDEYHQALVDHGVQGYDRHALDADYRLSVLWQITTPVWQAVNNIPAVIWWNNLERIMLAVDDLDCRSLLT; encoded by the coding sequence ATGACGCAACCAATTCCAGAAGCGATCCAGGCTGAACATCTCACCGCAACACTCCGTCGAGCTGGCGTGCTTGGCGAGCCTCACGTCAGCAACGTCACAGTCGAAAGTTCCCGCGATACCATCCTCTCTCGAATTATTCGGGTGGCTTTGACGTACAGTGTACCGACTGACGACGCACCTCGCTCCCTCATCTTCAAGACTTGTCACCCTGATCACGTCGGAGATGCACTTCACGCCGGCCGTCAGGAGGTCGCATTCTATGATCAGATTGCGCCGCTGATGGTGACCAACATAGTGCCTCGTTGCTTTGAGGCGTATCGCGATGCAGAGACGAGTGCGTGGCATCTTCTCCTTGAGGACCTCACAGAAACCCACGCCGTCCCTACGCAGTGGCCGCTGCCGCCGACAAGGCAGCAATGTGGAGCGATCGTTCGAGCGCATGCTCGCCTTCACGCTTCTTGGTGGGACAGTCCGCGACTTGGTGTCTCCGTAGGGACGTGGCTCGACGTCGAAGCTATTGATCGGCAGATGCAGCTGGTCGCGAGCGATTTCCACCGTTTTGCTGATCGGGCGGGCGACTTACTGTCCCGCGAGCGGCGGCGGCTCTATGAACGATTGCTCGGCTCTGCGCCTCGTCTGCTTCAGCGCTATCACTCGCATCGGAATTTTACGATCACCCAGGGCGACGCGCACGTCTGGAATACATTTTTGCCGCGGGACCATCAGTCCGACGATGCTCGACTGTTCGACTGGGACAGCTGGCGTCTCGACGTCGCTTCGAGGGATCTGGCCCACATGATAGCGATGCATTGGTATCCTGACCGACGAAAAGAAATGGAACGTTCACTCCTCGACGAATATCACCAGGCGCTCGTTGATCACGGGGTGCAGGGCTACGATCGACATGCGCTCGATGCCGATTATCGATTGTCGGTGCTTTGGCAAATCACGACGCCCGTGTGGCAAGCCGTGAACAATATCCCTGCCGTCATTTGGTGGAATAATCTGGAACGCATCATGCTTGCCGTCGATGATCTCGACTGCAGGTCACTACTTACGTGA
- a CDS encoding winged helix-turn-helix domain-containing protein: protein MVLKYRFAEFEIDLSQQELRRLGEAVHIEPQVFDLIVHLVRNHDRIVSKDELIETIWNGRIISEAALSSRINGARRALGDNGNDQALIRTLHKRGFRFVGDVQAIDAPKTDAEAARLVPNAPGSVPGRVSVSAEVSRLDDVVSESVKAEAVTRSSIAVMPFGNMSDDPENDYFSYGLTEDIIRLLARNRWLSVISRHSTIAFQGRVVDAREIGELLGVRYVMVGSVRKNRDVVRITAELVRAADGKQLWADKYDLRLEYIFDIQEEMARQIAATIEPELSKVEQQLAARKAPESLDAWDCYQRGLWNFWRFTMPGFDSAETYFQRAIAADPNFARGHGALSYVNLQRAFIDEPKDRAARLQTALRQARHAVALDELDCFCHCALGRALCLNHQNDEALAALDVSLELNPSFAQAYFAQGFNLLWYGREIEAETLLDRAIMLSPRDSHISAFHHVRSWAHFSLGEYDIAVEFARRATRQPNVTYQAFATLAASLGLLGDRTQAETVAAELLQRKPNYNIETARQEFFFCNDVGFINRFVEGLRVAGIANA from the coding sequence GTGGTATTAAAGTACCGATTTGCCGAGTTCGAGATCGACCTCAGCCAGCAGGAGCTGCGCCGGCTTGGGGAAGCGGTACATATTGAGCCCCAGGTATTCGATCTCATCGTTCATCTGGTGCGCAACCACGACCGGATTGTCAGCAAGGACGAGCTTATCGAGACGATCTGGAACGGCCGGATCATCTCCGAGGCGGCGCTCTCCAGCCGCATCAATGGCGCCCGGCGCGCGCTTGGCGACAACGGAAACGACCAGGCCCTCATTCGGACGCTGCACAAGCGTGGCTTCCGCTTCGTCGGCGATGTTCAGGCCATCGACGCGCCGAAAACGGATGCAGAGGCGGCTCGGCTTGTTCCCAATGCGCCGGGCAGCGTTCCAGGCCGCGTGTCGGTTTCCGCCGAAGTGTCCCGCCTCGACGATGTCGTCTCGGAATCCGTCAAGGCGGAGGCGGTCACGCGATCGTCCATCGCCGTGATGCCGTTTGGAAACATGTCTGATGACCCCGAGAACGACTACTTCAGCTACGGCTTGACGGAGGACATTATTCGCCTTCTCGCCCGTAACCGGTGGCTTTCGGTGATCTCGCGACACTCGACGATTGCGTTCCAGGGACGCGTGGTGGATGCGCGCGAAATCGGTGAGCTGCTGGGCGTCAGGTATGTGATGGTCGGCAGCGTTCGCAAGAACCGCGATGTTGTGCGGATAACGGCGGAACTCGTCCGAGCAGCGGATGGGAAGCAATTGTGGGCCGACAAATACGACCTGCGGCTGGAGTATATCTTCGATATCCAGGAGGAGATGGCACGGCAGATCGCCGCAACGATCGAGCCCGAGCTGTCGAAGGTCGAGCAGCAGCTCGCTGCCCGCAAGGCGCCGGAAAGCCTGGACGCCTGGGATTGTTATCAGCGCGGTCTATGGAATTTTTGGCGCTTCACCATGCCGGGATTTGACTCCGCCGAAACCTATTTTCAGCGGGCGATTGCGGCCGATCCGAATTTTGCGCGCGGCCATGGCGCGCTCAGCTACGTCAATCTGCAACGCGCGTTCATTGACGAACCGAAAGATCGCGCGGCGCGACTGCAAACCGCGTTGCGCCAGGCACGCCATGCGGTGGCGCTCGACGAACTCGATTGTTTCTGCCACTGCGCGCTCGGACGAGCCCTGTGCTTGAATCATCAGAACGACGAAGCGCTGGCGGCTCTCGACGTATCCCTCGAGCTCAATCCGAGCTTTGCGCAGGCCTATTTCGCCCAAGGGTTCAATTTACTCTGGTATGGGCGAGAGATCGAGGCGGAAACGCTGCTCGATCGCGCGATCATGCTCAGTCCGCGCGACAGCCATATTTCTGCTTTCCACCATGTCCGCTCCTGGGCGCACTTCTCGCTGGGCGAGTATGACATAGCGGTCGAATTCGCGAGGCGGGCGACACGGCAGCCCAACGTCACCTATCAGGCGTTTGCGACACTTGCGGCGTCGCTCGGCCTCCTCGGGGATCGGACGCAGGCCGAAACGGTGGCCGCGGAACTGCTGCAGCGCAAGCCAAACTACAACATTGAAACGGCGCGACAGGAGTTCTTCTTCTGCAATGATGTGGGCTTCATCAATCGGTTCGTCGAAGGATTGCGGGTAGCCGGTATTGCAAACGCCTAG
- a CDS encoding nuclear transport factor 2 family protein codes for MEAAVRKLFERYESFFNRSLGDDVDMDEVASLYASDFIAASPAGVMTGKNDDQLKQVMEQGYARYRAIGTKEMRIRDISISPIDEHHCLAHVAWTATYAREDQPDTAIDFDVHYLVQKLDSEAKVFGWVSGDEQALLKKHGIG; via the coding sequence ATGGAGGCTGCCGTAAGGAAGCTATTCGAGCGATACGAAAGTTTTTTTAACAGATCCCTCGGCGATGACGTGGATATGGATGAGGTCGCATCGCTGTACGCCTCGGATTTCATCGCGGCCTCGCCGGCCGGTGTTATGACCGGGAAAAACGACGATCAACTCAAGCAGGTCATGGAGCAAGGATACGCCCGCTATCGGGCAATAGGGACCAAGGAGATGCGGATACGCGATATCAGCATCTCTCCGATAGATGAACATCATTGTTTGGCCCATGTCGCCTGGACGGCGACCTATGCTCGCGAGGATCAACCGGACACGGCTATAGATTTCGATGTCCACTATCTCGTGCAGAAGCTGGACAGCGAGGCGAAAGTTTTCGGTTGGGTGTCCGGCGATGAGCAGGCGCTTCTTAAGAAGCATGGCATCGGCTAG